The Athene noctua chromosome 11, bAthNoc1.hap1.1, whole genome shotgun sequence genome has a segment encoding these proteins:
- the LOC141964653 gene encoding TLR adapter interacting with SLC15A4 on the lysosome-like has protein sequence MLAEGILTRLIYKESCHQDKPRKSQASRRDKEGIWRQKLVDNPKIKGFADRHEKREEISARNSKMEHRSGPERRAVKAAPAKDQKTLTKGIVSPALYIPKREQSVEQLDLYRSWSCNSIYQNYPDLHIGGDRVGGHTCDSGCVLDRACDERPNGPVLLSADIPLGQSPPCERPQTLTAQSLSGDEAGERSIVLCEEPLSNSMLNKYMETKVAELYKQFFEENLTRCGSVTNLLTCSFLRNNLNQISFQVSQEQNIESSKAREVLLHSLALFSLCSATNRSSSEFSTPNLQISNPACVKKSCRMQFTS, from the coding sequence ATGTTGGCAGAAGGCATCTTAACTAGACTCATCTATAAAGAAAGCTGTCATCAAGATAAGCCTCGCAAATCTCAGGCATCCAGAAGGGATAAAGAAGGAATCTGGAGACAGAAACTTGTAGACAACCCAAAAATTAAAGGCTTTGCTGATAGACATGAGAAGCGGGAGGAGATCTCTGCTAGAAATAGCAAAATGGAACACAGGAGCGGTCCTGAGCGGAGAGCTGTGAAAGCAGCACCTGCAAAGGACCAGAAAACACTCACTAAAGGAATTGTGTCCCCGGCTTTATATATCCCCAAAAGAGAACAAAGTGTAGAACAGTTGGATTTGTATAGATCCTGGTCATGCAACAGCATTTATCAAAACTATCCCGACTTACATATTGGGGGAGACCGTGTGGGGGGCCATACGTGTGATTCGGGCTGTGTTCTGGACCGTGCCTGTGATGAACGTCCCAACGGCCCCGTCCTGCTGTCGGCAGATATTCCTCTGGGTCAGTCCCCTCCCTGCGAGCGTCCCCAGACGCTGACTGCCCAGTCCCTGTCTGGGGACGAAGCTGGGGAAAGGAGCATCGTGCTCTGTGAGGAGCCTCTCTCAAACTCCATGCTCAACAAGTACATGGAAACAAAAGTGGCAGAGCTCTATAAACAGTTTTTTGAAGAAAACTTGACCAGGTGTGGTTCAGTAACAAACCTCCTCACTTGCAGCTTTCTGAGGAATAACCTGAATCAGATCAGCTTTCAAGTGTCACAGGAGCAGAATATAGAATCATCCAAAGCCAGGGAAGTGCTCTTGCACTCTTTAGCTTTGTTTAGTTTGTGCAGTGCTACCAACAGGAGCAGTTCTGAATTTAGTACTCCAAACTTACAAATCTCAAACCCCGCCTGCGTGAAGAAGAGCTGCAGGATGCAGTTTACATCGTGA